From Pseudomonas alcaligenes, a single genomic window includes:
- a CDS encoding sulfite exporter TauE/SafE family protein, whose translation MSPLLLSALSIGTLLGLLLGLTGAGGSLVALPLLLSLHLPMHDAIGVSLGAVALTALVGAIPRARRGQVSWRPVLLLSLCGLPGNALGQWLSRYVAESVLIVAFCLLVLWSAWRMWRSASLPRSGQGAVRSLPLLGIGLGVGLLSGLLGVGGGFLVVPGLLWFTPLSMLAATATSMAVIALVSGGGFLLYLSGASPSPLLLFGLAGGGALGVLVGNRLAQRLGGQRLQRLFALLLVLVSLSLAAQKLSGGL comes from the coding sequence ATGTCGCCGTTGCTATTGAGCGCTCTGAGTATTGGTACCCTGCTCGGCCTGCTGCTCGGCCTGACCGGTGCAGGCGGCTCGCTGGTGGCGCTGCCGCTTCTGCTCAGCCTGCATCTGCCGATGCACGACGCCATCGGCGTCAGCCTCGGCGCCGTGGCGCTGACCGCGCTGGTCGGCGCCATTCCACGGGCCCGCCGCGGCCAGGTGTCTTGGCGGCCAGTGCTACTGCTGTCGCTCTGCGGCCTGCCCGGCAATGCTCTTGGTCAGTGGCTGTCGCGCTATGTGGCGGAGTCCGTGCTGATCGTCGCCTTCTGCCTGCTGGTGCTGTGGTCCGCCTGGCGCATGTGGCGCAGCGCCAGCTTGCCGCGCAGCGGCCAGGGTGCGGTGCGCAGCCTGCCGCTGCTCGGCATCGGCCTGGGTGTCGGCCTGCTCTCCGGCCTGCTCGGGGTCGGCGGCGGTTTTCTCGTGGTGCCTGGGCTACTCTGGTTCACGCCATTGTCGATGCTCGCCGCCACCGCCACCTCGATGGCGGTCATCGCCCTGGTGTCCGGCGGCGGCTTCCTGCTCTACCTGAGCGGCGCCAGCCCCTCGCCGCTGCTGCTGTTCGGCCTGGCCGGCGGCGGCGCCCTCGGCGTGCTGGTCGGCAACCGCCTGGCCCAGCGCCTCGGCGGGCAGCGTCTGCAGCGCCTGTTCGCCCTGCTGCTGGTACTGGTCAGCCTGTCCCTGGCCGCGCAGAAACTCTCGGGAGGTCTCTGA
- a CDS encoding MBL fold metallo-hydrolase, translating into MLFRQLFDSASSTYSYLLADAGEAILIDPVKDKLGDYLRLLEELQLRLLLAVDSHTHADHITALGALREATGCRSGFGAQSGSPCASFTFADGAHLAFGQRELIAWHTPGHTDDSYCFLLPATAHEPGKLFSGDTLLIRGSGRTDFQNGDAHQQWASLQRLLGLPGSTEVWPGHDYRGWSCSTIAEEAAHNPRLQVADGAAYARLMAELKLAPPHLMDIAVPANRACGRS; encoded by the coding sequence ATGCTGTTCCGTCAACTGTTCGACAGCGCCAGCTCGACCTACAGCTACCTGCTGGCCGATGCCGGCGAGGCGATCCTGATCGACCCGGTCAAGGACAAGCTGGGCGACTACCTGCGCCTGCTCGAGGAGCTGCAACTGCGCCTGCTGCTGGCCGTCGACAGCCACACCCACGCCGACCACATCACCGCCCTCGGCGCCCTGCGCGAGGCCACCGGCTGCCGCAGCGGCTTCGGCGCGCAGAGCGGCAGTCCCTGCGCCAGCTTCACCTTCGCCGATGGGGCGCACCTCGCCTTCGGCCAGCGCGAGCTGATCGCCTGGCATACCCCCGGACATACCGACGACTCCTACTGTTTCCTGCTGCCGGCCACGGCGCACGAGCCCGGCAAGCTGTTCAGCGGCGATACCCTGCTGATCCGCGGCAGCGGGCGCACCGACTTCCAGAACGGCGACGCCCACCAGCAGTGGGCCAGCCTGCAGCGCCTGCTCGGCCTGCCAGGCAGCACCGAGGTCTGGCCCGGCCACGACTACCGCGGCTGGAGCTGCTCGACCATCGCCGAAGAAGCGGCGCACAACCCGCGCCTGCAGGTCGCCGACGGCGCGGCCTATGCGCGCCTGATGGCCGAGCTGAAACTGGCGCCGCCGCACCTGATGGACATTGCCGTGCCGGCCAACCGCGCCTGCGGACGCAGCTGA